Within Gilvibacter sp. SZ-19, the genomic segment GGTATGGGTGGTTTTAACGCCATGCATGCACTTTCTACTAGAAACGACAGTCCAGAAACAGCGAGTCGTCCATTCGACGCTACGCGAGATGGATTTGTCCTTGGCGAAGGTGCAGGAGCATTGATCTTAGAAGAATACGAGCACGCTAAGTCGCGTGGCGCTAAGATCTATGCTGAGGTTATTGGTGGCGGCATGTCTAGCGATGCCCACCACATGACTGCTCCACACCCGGACGGGATCGGAGTAGAAGCAGTAATGCTAAATTGCCTTGCCAATGCTGGCTTGGATCCGCAAGAAGTGGATCATATCAATACTCACGGAACATCTACTCCTTTGGGCGATGTTGCAGAATTGAAAGCGATCTCCAAGGTGTTTGGAGACCACGCGAACAGCATCAGCATAAATTCTACCAAGTCCATGACAGGTCACCTGTTAGGAGCTGCAGGAGCTATCGAGGCGATTGCCTCTATCTTGGCAATGCAACACAACCTAGTTCCTCCTACCATCAATCACACTACGGTAGACGAGAACATCGATCCGAATTTAAATCTTATACTCAACAAAGCAGAGTCACGCGAAGTGAAAGTCGCTATGAGTAACACCTTCGGTTTCGGAGGGCATAACGCTTGCTTGTTGTTTAAAAAAATGGAGGCGTAAGACTTAATGACTTCCATACGAAACATATTCAATTCCCGTGCTGAAAAGGACGGGAATTTTTTTCGCGCTATAAAGAAGATATTGGGCTTTGCACCGGGGAATTTGGCCTTTTATGAAGAGGCTTTTACCCACCGCTCGATGAACCAAAAAGACGACGACGGGATCCAGCAGAATTACGAGCGTTTGGAGTTTTTAGGCGATGCTATGCTCGGTGCTGTGATCGCTGCGCATCTGTTTAAAAAAGTCCCTCACGGCAACGAAGGTTACCTGACCAAAATGCGCTCTAAAGTAGTAAGTAGAGAGCATTTGAATGAATTAGGCCGCGATCTGGATCTGATCAAACTAGTGCGGACCAACATTCCAGTAGAGAATTTTAGCGGGAATATTCACGGCAATGTCTTCGAGGCCTTGATAGGAGCCATTTACCTGGATAAAGGCTTTAAATATTGCGAGCGATTCATCCACAAAAGAGTAATTAAACCTTATGTGGATATTCAAAAACTAGAAGGCAAGATCATCTCTTACAAGAGCTTGCTTATCGAGTGGTGTCAGAAGCACAAGAACAGCTTTAAATTCATGGTCTATGAGGACAATGGCAAAGACGATCTGAAGCATTTTGCCGTTAAGCTTACTATAGACGACAGAACCATGGCCAAGGCTCGTGCCACCTCTAAGAAGAAGGCAGAAGAGCGCGCCGCCAAAAGGGCTTATTACAAGCTCCAAAGACGCATAGAAGGCGATAAAGAAGCCGCAGAGCAGACCTCGGCTTAATCTGGACAACTTTATGAGCACACACAAACTGGAACTGACTCTCGATGACGATCTGGACAACAGTGTTGTTGTTGCTATTCACTGCAGCGAGCCAGATTATCGCATGGCGTATAAGATCAATCAGCAATTAAATCTAAAACTGCTTCGCGAAAAGCAAGATCTGGAGTTTGTCTACGCAGAAGGAAAAGCTGAATATCCGTTCTTTTACTTTGAAGATTGGGAACAAGACAGACAGTTTCACTTGGTGGCGAATTCCACAGAATTACAAGTGGACAAACCCTTGGCCTTGAGTGCGGATCTGTTTGGTGAAAGCGTGGGTCCGAAGGCTCGAAAAGTGCATCTTTTACCCGAAATTAAGCAGGCAGATTACCTCTTAAAGATCACATCAACAAAGAATAACCATTCCGAAAACGTTATCGTTTCAAGAATTAACGAAATTGCGCAGGTTATTACTGCGTATGTCGTAGATTTACATTCGGTGAAATCCAAAAGTAACCTAATTTTTGAATGATGCCTACCCAAAAAAAGACTAAAATAGTAGCCACTTTAGGTCCTGCGACTTCGGATCGTGAAGTGCTAAGAGATATGATCCTAGAAGGGGTCAATGTATTCAGAATTAACTTCTCTCACGCCAATTATGAGGATGTAAAAGAACGCATCGCTATGATCCGTTCCCTCAATGAAGAGTTAGACAGATCCACAGCGATCCTGGCAGACCTCCAAGGGCCTAAACTTCGTGTTGGGGTTATGAAAGAGGAGGTGGTAGTAAGCCCAGGCGATACCATTAAATTCTGCACTGGCGATGAGTTTGAAGGCACCTCTGAGAAGGTCTATATGAACTACGATAAATTCCCTGCAGACGTTAAAGTTGGGGAGCGTGTTTTGCTAGACGACGGGAAGTTGATTTTTGAAGTAGTTGCTACCGATGGCAAGTCCGAAGTGAACACTAAGGTATTGCAAGGAGGTCCGCTGCGATCTCGCAAAGGAGTAAACCTACCCAATACAGATATTTCACTACCGGCTTTGACCGAAAAGGATAAGGAAGATGCTGTCTTTGCCATTTCTCAAGAAGTGGATTGGATCGCCCTTTCGTTCGTGCGTCACGCAGACGACTGTAAAGAGCTCAATGCCTTAATAAAGGAGCATAGCGAATACAAGATCCCTATCATTTCTAAGATCGAGAAGCCAGAGGCTGTAAAAAACATAGACGAGATCATCGCCTATTCGGACGGCTTAATGGTGGCTCGTGGAGATCTAGGTGTGGAGATTCCTGCGCAAGAGGTACCACTTATCCAAAAGCAGTTGGTACTTAAGGCCAAGAAAGCCCGTATTCCGGTGATCATTGCTACTCAAATGATGGAGACCATGATCTCTTCTCTTACGCCAACGCGTGCGGAGGTGAATGATGTGGCCAACTCCGTAATGGACGGAGCAGATGCTGTGATGCTTTCAGGCGAGACCTCTGTTGGGAAGTATCCGGTAGACGTTATAAAGACCATGTGTAAGATCTGTAAAGGAGTAGAAGATTCACCACTGATCAAAGTGCCTCAGAATCCGCCGCACATCAAGACCAACAGATATATCACCAAAAGTATTTGCTACCACGCTTCACTGATGGCCAATGAGATAGACGCACGTGCTATCTGTACTTTGACCAATAGTGGTTATACCGCCTTTCAGATCTCGGCTTGGAGACCTGCAGCGCACATTTTGGTATTTACATCCAACAAGCGCATTTTATCTCGCTTGAATTTGTTGTACGGCGTTCGCGCGTTCTACTACGACAAATATGTGAGTACCGATGAGACCGTAGAAGATGTAAACCGTATCGCTACAGAAAAGAACTATGTGGTAAAAGGCGACTATCTGATCAACTTGGCTGCTATGCCTATTGCAGATAAAGGGATGGTCAACACACTGCGCGTTTCTCAAGTATAAAAAAAGACCCCGTAGGGCCTTATTCTTGCTAACATTTGCGCCTATTTGTAGGCGCGGATCTGTTGTATCTGCATGCCTTTTTCTGTAGCGGTAATACTAACGGTACGCTTTACCTTTTTAGCTTCATAGCTGTAGAGCAGCTGAGTTAGGCCATTGGCGTCACGCTTAATGTTTAGGGCATCAAACCAACTGTCGGTCTCTTTTTTTGGCCCTTTGATCTGCTGACTGGCTTTTCCAGTTTGCTTAGGGAACTCAAATTCCTTTGGAATATCAAAGATTTTTTGAGCAATAAAGTAGGCTTCGTGCCAAGTGGCCTCTGGGAGTACTAAGGTCTCTGTATTCACTGGCTTACTAGCAGTGCCACCATTCACTTCTGTATAGCTAACTTTCGGGTATACCTCTTTTAGCTCCTTGGCGTAGCCTGCAGGTAACATGTCTTCTTCCGGCGGGAAGTACTTAGACAGATAACCGTTGAATACAAATCCTGTTTTGCGGTTAAAATTAACCTTGTCCATTCCACCTTTTATATTGTTGACCTTCATGGTGTTTTGCCCTTCGTGTTCAACAATTTCTAGCTTGGTTCCGTAGGGAATAATAGCTAGCTTTTCACTGTTGAGATTGTCAAACTCTCTAAGGCTGAGGCCTGTTCTCGCGGTCACGTAGCGATAGGTGACCTCACTGTCTTCCAGAGCTGCTTTGGCATCTGTAAGATTCTCAGTCATGGCCAACTGCTCGTTGATCACGCTTTGCGTTTCTGATTCTTGAATTTCTTGAGGGGCTTCTTTACAAGCGACTAGGGTGAGCGCTCCCAATAGGGCTAAGCTCGATAATTTTACTGTGTTCATTTTGCAAGTTTTAGCGTTAATAAAAATGTTATCGTAGCTTTCTTTGCAAGGAACTGCAGTTCTTATTTTGGGTGTTGGATTCCCGGTTTGTTAGTATAACGATACCGGTCAGAATAAATTTTTCAAGGAATATGCCAACTAGCAAAAATTAGTGTTTTTTAGCACTTTTTTAACTAAAACCACCTGTTTTTAAACGATTTCTATTCAATTTTCGCTAAAACTTGACCAATCCAATCAGATTCATGACTTAGAGAAACATCCGGAGCAATACCTACTACCTCATATTTCAAATAACGTTCGTATTTAGACGAGGTGAGACCTAAGGAATAGTTATTACAAGGAGTTATAAGATCTGCTGTAGAATAGTTTCCAAAACCATAAGCCAAGGCGCCTTTGGTGTTTTCTCCATAAGTGGTTAGCGGTAATTGATTCTTAGCCTTCATTAGAAAATGCTCGGCATTACTGGCTACAAAATTGTTTTGGATCAGGTGAAACTCCAATTGCTTTTTGCGCTTTTTGAATAGTTTTAAAAAAGGATCTGATGTTCTTGGGCCTCCGCCACCATTATTGCGTAAGTCCAAGATCACTTTTCCAGAAGTCAACTTTTCTTTTAAGGTTTCTAGGAGTTTCATGGCCTTGGCATAGTTCTCATTGCTTCCGCCAAAACTTCCAAGACGCACATAGTGTACACCGTTACCATAGTCCTTGTACTGAAAGGTATCGCCTTCTATGTAATAATTGTTAGCAGCATAGCTCGCGGCGAAGTCTTCTTTTACCCATCTTTCGGGATACAATCGGCCATTGGTAAGGTCAACTTTTCGCCTTTGCGGTTTATGATTGCGATCGTAAAAGTTCCCAGAGAAGTCCTCGCCAGTTATGCGCAGTGTAAACTTCAGCGCCCCGACAGGCCAATCCTCATAATTGCTCTCTAGAATGTACCCGGCATAATCATAGTACTTATCCGCTACTTTTACCACGGCGACACGATATACCCCAGCTAGTTCGTAAATTCCGGTTACAGGATCATCTGTGGTAGTAACGGCATTCGAGCTTAGGTCTTCTGGAGATCCCTCGTAAAATGGAGTCAGGCTTGCATAGTTTTTTTCTTTATCAAAATCTGCGATATAGATGTGATTATCCTTTACAGCCCCCAAATAGGTCTGTAGGTAATAGAGGCAATTCAAAGCCAAATTTTCATCGTTTCGCATATCTTCTTTCAAGCCTGCAATTAAAAATTGATCGGCAAGCGGAGATTTCCATTGCGATTTAAAACTCGGGCTTTCCTTTGCTTTGGCAGCTACAAAGTCCAGATCGCTGGCGCAGTCGCAATCCTGAGCAAATCCAAAACTAAAAAACATTATAAACAGTAGGCAAATGGTACTTTTCATGAATGATGGTTTATGCTTTATAAATATGGTTTTGGGGATATTGTTACACTAGAATTCAAATTTTAATTGTTCGCTAATACTTTCCTTCTCCACTGCTTTCTCGCTCTTTTCGTTGTTGAGATTAGAAATGGAGATTCCCAGTAGTCGAACAGATTCCTTTAATTTTTCCTGATACAGGAGTTGTTTTACTTCTTCTAAGATAAGGTCTGCCGTTGCAATATAAAAGGGTAGGGTTTTACTCCGCGTTTGCAAACTAAAATCGCTGTATTTGATCTTGAGCGTTACGGTCTTTCCGGCGATCTCACTTTTGGCTAAACGTCTTTGTATCTCTTCTGCAATGCCTTGAAGCCTTTCTAGCATGAATACTTCGGAGGTGATATTCTCGCTAAAAGTGCGTTCTGCAGCAAGGGATTTTCGCGTTCTGTCTGGTTTTACTTCAGACCTGTGGATTCCGCGAACCACGTCATAATAGTAACCCCCACTTTTACCAAAGTGCTCATCTAAGAATTCTCGGGAGCGCTCCTTAAGATCAGCTCCGGTGAAAATGCCCATTTGGTACATTTTCTCTGCGGTCACTTTCCCAACTCCATAGAATTTACGGATGTCTAAAGCCTCTAAGAATTCTTCCACCTCTTCTGGTGGCACTGTCTTTTGTCCGTTGGGTTTATTCACATCGCTGGCCACTTTGGCAATGAACTTATTGATGGAGATCCCTGCGGAGGCGTTAAGGCCGGTACGCTCCTTGATCTTGGCCCGAATTTCTCTGGCAATTAGCGTGGCACTGGGGTTGCCTTTTTTGTTTTGAGTTACGTCTAAATAAGCTTCGTCTAAAGAAAGGGGCTCTACCAGATCTGTGTATTCAAAAAAGATCTTTCGGATCTTTCTAGAGATCTCTGTATACCGGTCAAAGCGCGGTTTTACAAAGATCAGCTCTGGGCAATTGCGTCGGGCCATTACGCCACTCATCGCCGATCGCACCCCAAACTTTCTGGCCTCATAACTGGCCGCACTAACCACGCCGCGTTTAGAACTCCCGCCTACAGCTATCGGTTTACCGCGCAATTCGGGCCTATCCAATTGCTCCACCGAGGCATAAAACGCATCCATATCTACGTGTATGATCTTTCGTAATTGCGGCGCAGGTTCCATACCATAAATTTATGATATCTTCGTTAGACTTCAGGCCTTGATCATGATAGAAGTAGAACGTAAATTTTTAGTGGTATCGGACGCTTTTAAGGCGGATGCGATTCGCGTAGAAACCATGCAGCAAGGGTTTTTGTCTACAGATCCGGAGCGGACTGTGCGCGTTCGTGTTTTAGACGACTCAGGCAAGCTAACCATAAAAGGAGCTAGTAGTGCAGACGGCACTTCTCGTTTTGAATGGGAACGCGAGCTTCCCTTGACAGAAGCGCAGCGTTTGTTAGACCTCTGCTTGCCTGGAATGATCAGTAAGCAGCGCTATATTATTCCGGTAGGAGCGCATACTTTTGAGGTCGATGTATTTTCTGGAGACAACCAGGGCCTTATCATTGCAGAAGTAGAACTCAGCGCTGCAGACGAAGACTTTCCCAAACCGCAGTGGTTGGGAGAAGAAGTGACGGGCGACGCTAAATATTACAACAGTCAACTCGCTGTAAAACCTTATTCAAAATGGCTAGATACCTCCTTTCTTTAATTGCATTAGGAGTTCTTGTTTATAGCTGTAAGCAAGAGCCCACGGCCGACCTCACCGTAGAGGCTGCCGCCCAAAAAATTTCAGTGGCCCAGCAAAAGGCCCAACTGTTACAAGATGGTTTTGAGATCTTCGATTATGTAGACGAGGCAACGGGCGATACCATAATCATGCAGAAATACTTTATGGCCTTTTTA encodes:
- the fabF gene encoding beta-ketoacyl-ACP synthase II, yielding MELKRVVVTGLGALTPIGSNIQEYWDGLSNGKSGCAPITYFDTEKFKTKFACELKNYNPQDHFDRKEARKLDRFAQYALVSSDEAIKDAGINLDEVDKFRVGVIWGAGIGGLQTFQDEVINYAEGDGTPRFNPFFIPKMIADIAPGNISIKHGFMGPNYTTVSACASSANAMIDALNYIRLGHCDVIVTGGSEAAVTIAGMGGFNAMHALSTRNDSPETASRPFDATRDGFVLGEGAGALILEEYEHAKSRGAKIYAEVIGGGMSSDAHHMTAPHPDGIGVEAVMLNCLANAGLDPQEVDHINTHGTSTPLGDVAELKAISKVFGDHANSISINSTKSMTGHLLGAAGAIEAIASILAMQHNLVPPTINHTTVDENIDPNLNLILNKAESREVKVAMSNTFGFGGHNACLLFKKMEA
- the rnc gene encoding ribonuclease III, whose product is MTSIRNIFNSRAEKDGNFFRAIKKILGFAPGNLAFYEEAFTHRSMNQKDDDGIQQNYERLEFLGDAMLGAVIAAHLFKKVPHGNEGYLTKMRSKVVSREHLNELGRDLDLIKLVRTNIPVENFSGNIHGNVFEALIGAIYLDKGFKYCERFIHKRVIKPYVDIQKLEGKIISYKSLLIEWCQKHKNSFKFMVYEDNGKDDLKHFAVKLTIDDRTMAKARATSKKKAEERAAKRAYYKLQRRIEGDKEAAEQTSA
- a CDS encoding IPExxxVDY family protein codes for the protein MSTHKLELTLDDDLDNSVVVAIHCSEPDYRMAYKINQQLNLKLLREKQDLEFVYAEGKAEYPFFYFEDWEQDRQFHLVANSTELQVDKPLALSADLFGESVGPKARKVHLLPEIKQADYLLKITSTKNNHSENVIVSRINEIAQVITAYVVDLHSVKSKSNLIFE
- the pyk gene encoding pyruvate kinase, with amino-acid sequence MPTQKKTKIVATLGPATSDREVLRDMILEGVNVFRINFSHANYEDVKERIAMIRSLNEELDRSTAILADLQGPKLRVGVMKEEVVVSPGDTIKFCTGDEFEGTSEKVYMNYDKFPADVKVGERVLLDDGKLIFEVVATDGKSEVNTKVLQGGPLRSRKGVNLPNTDISLPALTEKDKEDAVFAISQEVDWIALSFVRHADDCKELNALIKEHSEYKIPIISKIEKPEAVKNIDEIIAYSDGLMVARGDLGVEIPAQEVPLIQKQLVLKAKKARIPVIIATQMMETMISSLTPTRAEVNDVANSVMDGADAVMLSGETSVGKYPVDVIKTMCKICKGVEDSPLIKVPQNPPHIKTNRYITKSICYHASLMANEIDARAICTLTNSGYTAFQISAWRPAAHILVFTSNKRILSRLNLLYGVRAFYYDKYVSTDETVEDVNRIATEKNYVVKGDYLINLAAMPIADKGMVNTLRVSQV
- a CDS encoding SH3 domain-containing protein, with the translated sequence MNTVKLSSLALLGALTLVACKEAPQEIQESETQSVINEQLAMTENLTDAKAALEDSEVTYRYVTARTGLSLREFDNLNSEKLAIIPYGTKLEIVEHEGQNTMKVNNIKGGMDKVNFNRKTGFVFNGYLSKYFPPEEDMLPAGYAKELKEVYPKVSYTEVNGGTASKPVNTETLVLPEATWHEAYFIAQKIFDIPKEFEFPKQTGKASQQIKGPKKETDSWFDALNIKRDANGLTQLLYSYEAKKVKRTVSITATEKGMQIQQIRAYK
- a CDS encoding S41 family peptidase, with the translated sequence MKSTICLLFIMFFSFGFAQDCDCASDLDFVAAKAKESPSFKSQWKSPLADQFLIAGLKEDMRNDENLALNCLYYLQTYLGAVKDNHIYIADFDKEKNYASLTPFYEGSPEDLSSNAVTTTDDPVTGIYELAGVYRVAVVKVADKYYDYAGYILESNYEDWPVGALKFTLRITGEDFSGNFYDRNHKPQRRKVDLTNGRLYPERWVKEDFAASYAANNYYIEGDTFQYKDYGNGVHYVRLGSFGGSNENYAKAMKLLETLKEKLTSGKVILDLRNNGGGGPRTSDPFLKLFKKRKKQLEFHLIQNNFVASNAEHFLMKAKNQLPLTTYGENTKGALAYGFGNYSTADLITPCNNYSLGLTSSKYERYLKYEVVGIAPDVSLSHESDWIGQVLAKIE
- the dinB gene encoding DNA polymerase IV, with protein sequence MEPAPQLRKIIHVDMDAFYASVEQLDRPELRGKPIAVGGSSKRGVVSAASYEARKFGVRSAMSGVMARRNCPELIFVKPRFDRYTEISRKIRKIFFEYTDLVEPLSLDEAYLDVTQNKKGNPSATLIAREIRAKIKERTGLNASAGISINKFIAKVASDVNKPNGQKTVPPEEVEEFLEALDIRKFYGVGKVTAEKMYQMGIFTGADLKERSREFLDEHFGKSGGYYYDVVRGIHRSEVKPDRTRKSLAAERTFSENITSEVFMLERLQGIAEEIQRRLAKSEIAGKTVTLKIKYSDFSLQTRSKTLPFYIATADLILEEVKQLLYQEKLKESVRLLGISISNLNNEKSEKAVEKESISEQLKFEF
- a CDS encoding CYTH domain-containing protein, which translates into the protein MIEVERKFLVVSDAFKADAIRVETMQQGFLSTDPERTVRVRVLDDSGKLTIKGASSADGTSRFEWERELPLTEAQRLLDLCLPGMISKQRYIIPVGAHTFEVDVFSGDNQGLIIAEVELSAADEDFPKPQWLGEEVTGDAKYYNSQLAVKPYSKWLDTSFL